The following coding sequences lie in one Arachis ipaensis cultivar K30076 chromosome B03, Araip1.1, whole genome shotgun sequence genomic window:
- the LOC107633105 gene encoding uncharacterized protein LOC107633105 gives MASQSSSQGSRSSTKSRGRRRTCFCGERPVLRTSSTADNPGRRFWGCVNYQIGDGCDYFAWAEPEGQDPQIQRLKNKASSLKEELQKAERKFALALGVGILGWTMAGLLLCD, from the exons ATGGCTAGCCAGTCGTCCTCCCAAGGTTCGCGTAGCAGCACTAAGAGTCGTGGGAGAAGGAGGACTTGCTTCTGTGGAGAGAGACCGGTATTGCGGACGTCATCTACAGCGGATAACCCAGGAAGAAGATTCTGGGGCTGCGTCAACTATCAG ATAGGAGATGGATGCGATTATTTTGCTTGGGCAGAGCCTGAAGGACAAGATCCACAAATTCAAAGACTGAAGAACAAAGCGAGCTCGTTGAAAGAAGAATTGCAGAAAGCTGAAAGGAAATTTGCATTGGCACTTGGTGTTGGAATTCTTGGATGGACAATGGCTGGGTTGCTGCTATGTGATTGA